The stretch of DNA GTCCACTCGGGTCCAAACGTGTAAACCGCGCGCCGGATTCATCCCAAATTGCTTCTGCGCGCGGCCCAGTCGGAAGTAGAATGAGCGCACTCGCCAGAGCAGTCCAACCGCGAACGATACTCACATGGCAAGCGCAGCAAAACCGGTGGGGAGCATGCGCGCCATACTGCAGCAGCCGGATTTCCGCAAGCTGTGGCTGGCGCAGCTGGTTTCCATTTTCGGGGACTTCCTGGCGCTGTTCGGCGTCATCAGCCTGATCACGTTCCGCTGGCGCGGCAACGCGGTGCAGGTAACCTTCGTGATGGTGTCCTACATGCTGCCGCTGGCGCTGATTGGGCCGCTGGCGGGAGTATTCGTGGACCGCTGGAACGTGAAGCGGGTAATGATCGCGAGCGACCTGACGCGCGCCGCGCTGGTGCTGCTGGCGGTGATCGCAACCGACGTGCGGCAAATCTGCGCGATTTTCGCGGCGCTGGGCGCATTTTCCAGCTTCTTCGGGCCGGCGCAGTCGGTAACGGTACGCACGCTGGTGCCGATGGAGAAACTGTTGGCGGCCAACGCCATGATGGCGCAGGCGTTTTATACCGTGCGTTTGCTGTCCCCGGTGCTCGCCGGCGCGTTGATCGCGTGGCTGGGCGAAAACCCGTGCTTCTACCTGGATTCGGCGAGCTTCGTGTTCTCGGCCATGATGGTCGGGACGCTGGTGATCAACCCGCCGCGGCCATCGGGAAAGAGCGTGCAGGGATTCCTGAGGGAGTTTTCGAGCGGCAATCGCTTCATCTTCACGCACTCGTACCTGGCGTTCGTGGTCACGGC from Terriglobales bacterium encodes:
- a CDS encoding MFS transporter; translated protein: MASAAKPVGSMRAILQQPDFRKLWLAQLVSIFGDFLALFGVISLITFRWRGNAVQVTFVMVSYMLPLALIGPLAGVFVDRWNVKRVMIASDLTRAALVLLAVIATDVRQICAIFAALGAFSSFFGPAQSVTVRTLVPMEKLLAANAMMAQAFYTVRLLSPVLAGALIAWLGENPCFYLDSASFVFSAMMVGTLVINPPRPSGKSVQGFLREFSSGNRFIFTHSYLAFVVTAMVVAMFVLSCFSPLISIYVRDMLKGGTFLYGLVSTMIGVGLILGTQSVQRFAKQRSKKDIVIAGLLTLGFSTGLLGTFANRTMAAVSLFGLGLAIAFVIVPAQTLMQQETPHAMIGRVSSSFMSLISVAQVTGLLLSGYLAQVLGIRRLFITAAVALAVITVIGYSKRGEAPSPVTAETEG